The following coding sequences lie in one Chionomys nivalis chromosome 8, mChiNiv1.1, whole genome shotgun sequence genomic window:
- the Dusp8 gene encoding dual specificity protein phosphatase 8, producing the protein MAGDRLPRKVMDAKKLASLLRGGPGGPLVIDSRSFVEYNSCHVLSSVNICCSKLVKRRLQQGKVTIAELIQPSTRSQVDATEPQDVVVYDQSTRDASVLAADSFLSILLSKLDGCFDSVAILTGGFATFSSCFPGLCEGKPATLPSMSLSQPCLPVPSVGLTRILPHLYLGSQKDVLNKDLMTQNGISYVLNASNSCPKPDFICESRFMRIPINDNYCEKLLPWLDKSIEFIDKAKLSSCQVIVHCLAGISRSATIAIAYIMKTMGMSSDDAYRFVKDRRPSISPNFNFLGQLLEYERSLKLLAALQNDGPHLGTPEPLMGPAAGIPLPRLPPSTSESAATGSEAAAAAKEASPSAGGDVLIPSTAPATSALQQGLRGLHLSSDRLQDTNRLKRSFSLDIKSAYAPSRRPDFPGPPDPGEAPKLCKLDSPSGGTLGLPSPSPDSPDSAPEGRPRPRRRRPPASSPARSPAHGLGLNFGDTARQTPRHGLSALSAPGLPGPGQPAGPGGWVPPLDSPGTPSPDGPWCFSPEGAQGPGAVFSAFGRASAGAPGPGGGSSGSSSDLRRREVLRAEPRDVRTGWPEEPASDTQFKRRSCQMEFEEGIVEGRARGEELAALGKQASFSGSVEVIEVS; encoded by the exons ATGGCTGGGGATCGGCTCCCGAGGAAGGTGATGGATGCCAAGAAACTGGCCAGCCTGCTGCGTGGCGGGCCTGGGGGCCCTCTGGTCATCGACAGTCGGTCCTTCGTGGAATACAACAGCTGCCATGTGCTGAGCTCTGTGAATATCTGCTGTTCCAAGCTAGTGAAGCGGCGCCTTCAGCAGGGAAAAGTGACCATTGCTGAGCTCATCCAGCCCTCGACCCGCAGCCAG GTGGATGCCACAGAACCACAGGATGTGGTAGTGTATGACCAGAGTACACGAGATGCCAGTGTGCTGGCAGCAGACAGCTTCCTGTCCATCCTGCTCAGCAAGCTGGACGGCTGCTTTGACAGCGTGGCCATCCTCACAG GGGGCTTCGCCACCTTTTCCTCCTGCTTCCCAGGCCTCTGTGAGGGAAAACCTGCCACCCTACCATCCATGAGCCTCTCTCagccctgcctgcctgtgcccaGTGTGGGCCTGACCCGTATCCTGCCTCACCTCTACCTGGGCTCTCAGAAAGATGTCTTGAACAAG GATCTGATGACCCAAAATGGAATAAGCTATGTCCTCAATGCCAGCAACTCCTGCCCTAAGCCGGACTTCATCTGTGAGAGCCGTTTCATGCGCATCCCCATCAACGACAACTACTGTGAAAAGCTGCTGCCCTGGCTGGACAAGTCCATTGAGTTCAttg ATAAAGCCAAGCTGTCCAGCTGCCAAGTCATTGTTCACTGTCTGGCTGGCATCTCTCGCTCTGCCACCATCGCCATCGCCTACATCATGAAAACCATGGGCATGTCCTCTGACGACGCATACAG GTTTGTGAAGGATCGGCGCCCCTCCATCTCTCCCAACTTCAACTTCTTGGGCCAGTTGCTGGAGTACGAGAGGAGTCTGAAGCTGCTGGCTGCCTTGCAGAATGATGGACCTCACTTGGGGACCCCTGAGCCCCTCATGGGCCCGGCAGCAGGCATCCCACTGCCCCGGCTGCCACCATCTACCTCAGAGAGCGCTGCCACTGGGAGCGAGGCAGCCGCTGCAGCCAAGGAGGCCAGCCCAAGTGCTGGAGGGGATGTTCTGATCCCCAGCACAGCTCCAGCCACCAGCGCACTGCAGCAGGGCCTGCGTGGCCTGCACCTCTCCTCTGACCGCCTCCAGGACACCAACCGCCTGAAGCGCTCCTTCTCCCTGGACATCAAGTCAGCCTATGCACCCAGCAGGAGGCCTGACTTTCCCGGCCCACCGGACCCCGGCGAAGCTCCAAAGCTCTGCAAACTGGACAGCCCGTCTGGGGGGACACTGGGCCTGCCCTCGCCCAGTCCGGACAGCCCAGACTCTGCTCCAGAGGGGCGCCCACGACCCCGCCGGCGACGGCCCCCAGCCAGTTCTCCGGCCCGCTCCCCGGCTCATGGCCTGGGCCTGAACTTTGGAGACACGGCCCGGCAGACTCCGCGGCATGGCCTCTCGGCCCTGTCGGCACCCGGACTACCCGGCCCTGGCCAGCCGGCTGGCCCCGGGGGCTGGGTGCCGCCACTGGACTCCCCCGGCACACCGTCGCCGGACGGACCCTGGTGCTTCAGCCCGGAGGGCGCTCAGGGCCCGGGCGCCGTGTTCTCTGCCTTTGGCAGGGCGAGTGCTGGTGCACCTGGACCGGGTGGCGGCAGCAGCGGTAGCAGCAGCGACCTGCGGAGGCGGGAGGTGCTGCGGGCTGAACCCCGGGACGTGCGGACCGGCTGGCCTGAGGAGCCTGCTTCAGATACACAGTTCAAGAGGCGCAGCTGCCAGATGGAGTTCGAAGAGGGCATAGTGGAGGGGCGGGCGCGTGGCGAGGAGCTGGCAGCTCTAGGCAAGCAAGCCAGCTTCTCGGGTAGTGTGGAGGTCATCGAAGTATCGTGA